The Gossypium hirsutum isolate 1008001.06 chromosome D02, Gossypium_hirsutum_v2.1, whole genome shotgun sequence region caaaataggaaaaagaaatggagaagttGCTCCTCTTGGTAGTGACAATGGCGGCTACCATAAATTATCTAAGTGCAGGTAAGTTATTGGTTCTTTCAGCTGCTTACACCTTTGAATCCCCATCATACAGTGTGGTACACTTAGAATCTGATTTTGAAATAAGATTATATAAGGAAATCTCCTGGATGTCTGCTCCTGTCCATGGAACTTCCTTTCTAAACTCCACCAGAGAAGGCTTCCACAGGTTTCCCTCTCCTTTATTCCCATATAATTTTCTCTACTGAAGCTGGGAAGTTCATCAACTTCTCACCTTAAGTTTGTTCTATTGCTTTTGGTTCAGGTTGTATCAGTATCTTCATGGGGCAAACCTTAACTCCACCCATTTCTCCATGACTAAGCCCGTCTTAACCAGCATTAGCCCTTCGCACCACGGGTCATCGTCTTCCTCATATACCGTAAGGTATTACCTGCCTTCAGAATATAAATACAAGTCCCCTCCGCAGCCCTCCGCTGAATTGAATTTGCAGTTGGACAAATGGAAGAGTCAGTGTATTGCGGTGAGAAAGTTTTCGGGGTATGCTAATGATGACAACGTAGAGAAAGAGAAAGATGCTCTGGTTTCAAGCCTAACAAAACGTTTTCCAGCGTTAATGCAAGCAGTGGAAAATAACCTGTATTATAACTACAGCATTGCACAGTACAATGCTTCAAAACATCGCACTGGGCGCATAAACGAGGTATGGATGGACGTATCGGGTTTCACCGCCGAGGGATGTCCAGTCTAGCTGTAAAAAGTTGCAACTTAGGAGCCATAGCTATGTTGTAAGATAAGTGAATAATGGTGTTAAGTAGGAAATAAATTTGTTGTTTCAGTTTGATTTCTCACCATAGGGTTCCATAGTTGAAGTAGCATTCAATAAACCAGTTTATACTAAGAGTGCATgtaacagtaataataataaaagaggtATATGATCATGATGTGAGATTGAgctttttcataaaattatttgtattgattttatattttataaaataatataaacctAAAAAGGGTTTAGAGCTTTGTTTGTTTTAAGATAACGCCGTTATTAAATTTTGGAGGTGAGATTTATTTAcatgtaattaaattaaattaaaattatcattacTTTAATGAATACTTTATTTTTCACCAACATTCCATTGTAAATGGAGGCTCCAGTTGAAATTCATTACAccacaattttttaattaagacCACTAACAGGTTTAGGATTTTCTCCCGAGTTAAATGTGTTCttattgaatattttattatcatttaatttcctttcatctcataatagtttttttttaaatctatcaaaaaatttagtttttatattttaattttgagactttaagtgtttgtatttttttatttaaatattttggtcTTTCTGTCTATAAGTTAATgtcaaaagtaaaatatttttttagtcttCAAATATTTAGTATTTTCTTTGTGAATTTGGTCCTTACTCtttaaaagtacataaattttttttttttaaaagtaaaaattatttttcttcatattttaaataaaaagcataaaagtttaaaaaacatatactttttttttaaaaataaaataaaaatttaaaattcaaaaataaaaataaaaaattttaaaatataaaaatcctcaaaattaaagTTATCAAAACTAGACCATATTGGTCGATTGGACTGGGAATTAATTGGAGTATCGATCTGTTGAGAGGTAAAAAATCGATTGACCAACGAACAAATACAGACTAGTTGAACCAAGCTAAGAGATTCATTGAACCGATTTCAAACTAATCTCACCAATTGGTTCCCAAAATGGCCGGTCTGACCAttttaaagcaaataaaatattgaaaataaaaaataatattataaaaattggtCCAATTGCTAGTTCAActgatttttttatcttaattcaaTCAATCCATACGAGTTCGTGGGTTATACAATAGTCCGCCCTTGGTGCATTTCCTAACCACATTGGAGATGATCATTGTTCACCACATGGACataccgtatggacatgtaaatgtcatttttTCTTGGTCCACGGGAGCTATCGGGATTTGAAGGTAGCCAGAGAGTCCATCTAGGAAGTAATAATACATATGcccagataatctttccaacatttgatcaatgaatggtagagggaagtgatcttttctcgtggcatcgttaaacttccaatagtcaatacaaagtctccaTCCCGTGACTGTTCTTGTTGGAATCAGCTCGTTCTTCTCGTTGGCTACAATAGTCATGCCTTCCTTCTTAGGAACAACCTCCACAGGACTTACCCAAGACCTattagaaataggataaa contains the following coding sequences:
- the LOC107908261 gene encoding uncharacterized protein — protein: MEKLLLLVVTMAATINYLSAGKLLVLSAAYTFESPSYSVVHLESDFEIRLYKEISWMSAPVHGTSFLNSTREGFHRLYQYLHGANLNSTHFSMTKPVLTSISPSHHGSSSSSYTVRYYLPSEYKYKSPPQPSAELNLQLDKWKSQCIAVRKFSGYANDDNVEKEKDALVSSLTKRFPALMQAVENNLYYNYSIAQYNASKHRTGRINEVWMDVSGFTAEGCPV